One segment of Desulfosudis oleivorans Hxd3 DNA contains the following:
- a CDS encoding PP2C family protein-serine/threonine phosphatase produces the protein MIIADSAGLTDTGRRRQANEDSFCIDGNIGLYVVADGMGGHAAGEVASRIAVQTLHNYLLQVQHAKTPEELPDTNSALSREANQLLAAIHLSNKSVYDLSQTRPTYAGMGTTVSAVMFRDNSAITANVGDSPVFLIRNGLAERISALHTVESELGGKQENGAKLGPEFKHMLTRAVGTKPGVSADVIETKMQVGDILVISSDGLTDKVNAPEIQEITDGKAPDAACRALVDLANERGGEDNITVIVIRIKKIYTSPWITAILRRVSRYLRPKPVIRHPQG, from the coding sequence ATGATCATTGCGGATTCCGCCGGCCTCACCGACACCGGCCGAAGACGGCAGGCCAACGAAGACAGCTTCTGTATTGACGGGAACATCGGTCTCTACGTGGTGGCCGACGGCATGGGCGGCCACGCCGCGGGTGAAGTGGCCAGCCGAATCGCCGTTCAGACCCTTCACAACTATCTTCTCCAGGTTCAGCACGCAAAAACCCCGGAAGAACTGCCGGACACGAACAGCGCCCTCTCCCGGGAGGCCAACCAGCTGCTGGCCGCCATTCACCTGTCCAACAAAAGCGTTTACGATCTCTCCCAGACACGGCCCACCTACGCGGGAATGGGCACCACCGTGTCGGCGGTGATGTTTCGGGACAATTCCGCGATCACGGCCAACGTGGGCGACAGCCCGGTCTTTCTGATCCGCAACGGCCTTGCCGAACGCATCTCCGCCCTGCACACCGTAGAATCGGAGCTGGGGGGCAAACAGGAAAACGGCGCCAAGCTGGGCCCGGAATTCAAACACATGCTGACCCGGGCCGTGGGCACCAAGCCCGGCGTATCGGCGGATGTGATCGAAACAAAAATGCAGGTGGGCGACATTCTGGTCATCAGCTCCGACGGCCTGACAGACAAGGTGAACGCCCCGGAGATTCAGGAGATTACCGACGGCAAGGCGCCGGACGCCGCCTGCCGGGCACTGGTGGACCTGGCCAACGAGCGGGGCGGCGAAGACAACATCACGGTAATTGTCATTCGAATCAAAAAAATCTATACCAGCCCCTGGATCACGGCCATCCTTCGCCGGGTGTCCCGGTATCTGCGGCCCAAACCCGTGATCCGGCATCCTCAGGGATAA
- a CDS encoding sensor histidine kinase — MTKNPFRRLTLFTRIMINLVLLMVIVVAMGATTMWYAKRFNALLFNVTGESMDLLQAARQMETALANQKGNVTYYFLDGDPKWLIQLETHRKEFADWMATAVEHEQNPERRQLLKAIQQHHDRYVEGKNRVIALYQAGDRKKGEALHWDVREQFFTLNKLCADYRHLNDLYIRDIRKKSEETLDAVFAVTVILVILELFLGALFVFNLTRQVLLPIRVLSQAASDQAEPGTGGNEVRALADSVHGLMDNVKRAKDELRQSREMLLSSEKMALVGRLASVVAHSIRNPMTSINMRLFSLQRNLSLSSSQKEDLDVVADEMRRLDNIVRNFLEFSRPHKLKKQLVDISQVIDTSIDLLSYKLDLYGITVVREKQPGGISVEADPGLIKEVFVNLIVNACEAMEEGGRIKIAETIIVTGKMGKAVVINVIDNGPGIPEEMQERILKPFETSKADGTGLGLFVAARTIEEHGGSLEFTSAVGQGTTFTITLPVYQQEART, encoded by the coding sequence ATGACAAAAAATCCATTCAGGCGACTGACTCTTTTTACCCGCATCATGATCAACCTGGTGCTGCTCATGGTCATTGTGGTGGCCATGGGAGCCACCACAATGTGGTATGCCAAGCGGTTCAACGCCCTGCTGTTCAACGTAACCGGTGAAAGCATGGACCTGTTGCAGGCGGCGCGGCAGATGGAGACGGCCCTGGCCAACCAGAAGGGCAACGTGACCTACTACTTTCTCGACGGTGATCCCAAATGGCTCATTCAACTGGAGACCCACAGAAAAGAGTTTGCCGACTGGATGGCCACTGCCGTTGAACACGAGCAGAACCCGGAGCGCCGGCAGCTTCTGAAGGCCATTCAGCAGCATCACGACCGTTATGTCGAGGGCAAGAACAGAGTGATTGCGCTTTACCAGGCCGGGGATCGAAAAAAGGGAGAGGCCCTTCACTGGGACGTGCGGGAACAGTTTTTCACCTTGAATAAACTGTGCGCCGACTACCGGCACTTAAACGATCTCTACATTCGGGACATTCGAAAAAAGAGCGAAGAAACCCTTGACGCGGTTTTTGCCGTCACCGTCATTCTGGTCATCCTGGAGCTTTTTCTGGGCGCCCTGTTTGTCTTTAACCTGACGCGCCAGGTGCTGTTGCCCATTCGCGTGCTCTCCCAAGCGGCGTCGGACCAGGCCGAGCCGGGCACCGGCGGCAACGAAGTGCGGGCGTTGGCCGACAGTGTCCACGGCCTCATGGACAATGTGAAACGGGCAAAAGACGAGCTCAGACAGAGCCGGGAAATGCTACTTTCTTCGGAAAAAATGGCCCTGGTGGGCCGCCTGGCATCGGTGGTGGCCCACAGCATCCGTAATCCCATGACTTCCATCAACATGCGGCTTTTCTCCCTTCAGCGCAACCTTTCCCTCTCTTCCTCCCAGAAGGAGGACCTTGACGTGGTGGCGGACGAGATGCGCCGGCTGGACAATATTGTCCGCAACTTTTTAGAGTTCTCCCGGCCCCACAAATTAAAAAAACAACTGGTGGACATCTCCCAGGTCATCGACACCAGCATAGACCTGCTCTCCTACAAGCTTGATCTTTATGGCATCACGGTGGTTCGTGAAAAACAGCCGGGCGGCATCTCCGTGGAGGCCGATCCCGGCCTGATCAAAGAGGTGTTTGTCAACCTGATCGTCAATGCCTGCGAAGCCATGGAAGAAGGCGGCCGAATCAAGATCGCCGAAACCATTATTGTCACCGGGAAGATGGGCAAGGCCGTTGTAATCAACGTGATTGACAACGGACCGGGCATTCCCGAGGAAATGCAGGAGCGGATTCTCAAACCCTTTGAGACATCCAAGGCGGACGGCACCGGGCTGGGTCTGTTCGTGGCGGCCCGGACCATTGAGGAACATGGCGGCAGCCTGGAGTTTACTTCCGCGGTCGGCCAAGGTACCACCTTTACCATAACCCTTCCTGTTTATCAGCAAGAGGCACGCACATGA